Proteins co-encoded in one Kribbella qitaiheensis genomic window:
- a CDS encoding neutral zinc metallopeptidase: MLLTIIPRSVTGPGCPAAGTVLPQEDALSNEQPYGGQQPPYQGPPQQWGAPQYPPTPPQYGGGGPQYPPPAPQYGSPQYGGQQYGGQPQYGGQQFAGPPPGGPGFGWGPGGPQQPKKKSKGWLVIPVVLVIGVVGLWVAGVISKNHQADNYADPQPTYTSTTDPTNGPTNGPTDEPTVQPTGTGSTEPVPTKTSPPPPRKPTPYEVVSRSKFYRTGVQPGIGCRESGARATTFANAIKYYAVVKACADKGWPRQVRSGGSTFTPPKTIVISGQVQSPCGGNAPSSYYCGANQTIYMAGALDVQRNKQYRGAQNQALLRAGMSFTVAHEYAHHIQELTGILDASDTLGYATGTTAGRWEASRRLELQASCLGGVFLAANKASYPFTGLMKSGLDYWTNNSGDEADPNGERIHGTMKNHGYWFHRGYNSRNIAACNTFLAPSSQVS; encoded by the coding sequence GTGCTCTTGACAATTATCCCCAGGTCGGTCACTGGGCCGGGCTGCCCGGCTGCCGGTACGGTGCTGCCCCAGGAGGACGCCTTGTCGAACGAGCAGCCGTACGGCGGCCAGCAGCCGCCTTACCAGGGGCCACCCCAGCAATGGGGCGCACCGCAGTACCCGCCCACACCCCCGCAGTACGGCGGTGGTGGCCCGCAGTACCCGCCACCCGCTCCGCAGTACGGCAGTCCGCAATACGGCGGACAGCAGTACGGCGGTCAGCCCCAGTACGGCGGTCAGCAATTCGCCGGGCCGCCTCCTGGCGGGCCTGGGTTCGGCTGGGGGCCTGGCGGTCCGCAGCAGCCCAAGAAGAAGAGCAAGGGCTGGCTCGTGATCCCCGTGGTGCTGGTGATCGGAGTCGTCGGCCTCTGGGTGGCCGGGGTGATCAGCAAGAACCACCAGGCCGACAACTACGCCGACCCGCAGCCGACGTACACCAGCACCACCGACCCCACCAACGGCCCCACCAACGGCCCGACCGACGAGCCGACCGTGCAGCCGACAGGCACCGGGTCCACGGAGCCCGTGCCGACCAAGACCTCGCCGCCTCCGCCGCGCAAGCCCACGCCGTACGAGGTCGTCAGCAGGAGCAAGTTCTACCGGACTGGCGTGCAGCCGGGGATCGGCTGCCGGGAGTCCGGCGCCCGGGCGACCACCTTCGCCAACGCGATCAAGTACTACGCGGTGGTGAAGGCCTGCGCCGACAAGGGCTGGCCGCGGCAGGTCCGCTCCGGCGGCTCGACGTTCACGCCGCCGAAGACGATCGTGATCTCCGGTCAGGTGCAGTCGCCGTGCGGCGGTAACGCACCCAGCTCCTACTACTGCGGTGCGAACCAGACGATCTACATGGCCGGCGCGCTGGACGTGCAGCGGAACAAGCAGTACCGCGGCGCTCAGAACCAGGCCTTGCTCCGGGCCGGGATGTCGTTCACCGTCGCGCACGAGTACGCGCACCACATCCAGGAGCTGACCGGGATCCTCGACGCGTCCGACACCCTGGGCTACGCGACCGGGACGACCGCCGGGAGATGGGAGGCGAGCCGGCGACTGGAACTGCAGGCGAGCTGCCTGGGCGGGGTGTTCCTGGCCGCGAACAAGGCCAGCTATCCGTTCACCGGCCTGATGAAGTCGGGGCTGGACTACTGGACCAACAACTCCGGTGACGAGGCCGACCCGAACGGCGAGCGGATCCACGGCACGATGAAGAACCACGGTTACTGGTTCCACCGCGGCTACAACAGCCGCAACATCGCCGCCTGCAACACCTTCCTCGCCCCCAGCTCGCAAGTGTCCTGA
- a CDS encoding neutral zinc metallopeptidase, whose translation MKRGPTDYEVVSRNKLYSSGAMASVGCKESRARQSTAAGATANYVQLRACLSRAWAPYVERAGGTFRVPNLQPFSGTVQSPCGSMSDTGPPFYCGDNDTIYMNLSQDVGYYNKFPESYNKVWARMWMLHQFAHEFGHHVQNLTGILKANHDMRYDAPSRAAELEMTRRLELQASCFSDVFIGANRRTYPITGQSYTQWAFLIGNTTDYGDDHGDAGNHKYWALRGYQTRNPAACNTFTATSGKVK comes from the coding sequence GTGAAGCGTGGGCCGACCGACTACGAGGTCGTCAGCCGGAACAAGCTCTACTCCAGCGGAGCGATGGCCTCGGTCGGTTGCAAGGAGTCCCGCGCTCGTCAGTCGACCGCCGCGGGCGCCACGGCCAACTACGTCCAGCTCCGCGCCTGCCTCAGCCGCGCCTGGGCGCCGTACGTCGAGCGGGCGGGCGGCACCTTCAGGGTGCCGAACCTGCAGCCCTTCAGCGGCACTGTTCAGTCGCCGTGCGGCTCCATGAGCGACACCGGCCCACCGTTCTACTGTGGCGACAACGACACCATCTACATGAACCTCAGCCAGGACGTGGGCTACTACAACAAGTTCCCCGAGAGCTACAACAAGGTCTGGGCCCGGATGTGGATGCTGCACCAGTTCGCCCACGAGTTCGGTCACCACGTGCAGAACCTGACCGGCATCCTCAAGGCCAACCACGACATGCGGTACGACGCTCCCAGCCGGGCCGCCGAGCTGGAGATGACCAGGCGGCTGGAGCTCCAGGCGTCCTGCTTCAGCGACGTCTTCATCGGCGCGAACAGGCGCACCTACCCGATCACCGGGCAGTCCTACACCCAGTGGGCATTCCTGATCGGCAACACCACCGATTACGGCGACGACCACGGTGACGCCGGCAACCACAAGTACTGGGCACTGCGGGGCTACCAGACCCGCAACCCGGCGGCGTGCAACACGTTCACCGCCACCTCAGGCAAGGTGAAGTAG
- a CDS encoding GNAT family N-acetyltransferase yields MTYQLPIETDRLTLRRYLGSDYDDLLKLQSNEDVTRFLLYDPKTPEQVRESLATRLIDVPMDTDGQALTLAVILRETGQHLGEVTLFVHSIENNTGEIGFVFHPDSHGKGYAAEASVELLRLGFDELGMHRIIGRLWAHNTGSANLLKRLGLREEGRFVKAELFQGEWADGQIFAMLAEEWQHRSSGGGLDPTPLESN; encoded by the coding sequence GTGACCTACCAGCTGCCGATCGAGACTGACCGTCTGACCCTTCGCCGCTACCTTGGATCCGACTACGACGACCTGCTGAAGTTGCAGTCGAACGAGGACGTCACCAGGTTCCTGTTGTACGACCCGAAGACGCCCGAGCAGGTCCGCGAATCCCTGGCTACCCGGCTGATCGACGTACCGATGGATACCGACGGCCAGGCGCTGACGCTTGCCGTGATCCTGCGGGAGACCGGCCAGCACCTCGGCGAGGTGACCCTGTTCGTCCACAGCATCGAGAACAACACCGGCGAGATCGGGTTCGTGTTCCACCCGGACTCCCACGGCAAGGGATACGCGGCCGAGGCATCCGTCGAACTGCTCCGGCTCGGCTTCGACGAGCTCGGGATGCACCGGATCATCGGCCGGCTGTGGGCCCACAACACCGGCTCGGCGAACCTGCTGAAGCGCCTCGGTCTCCGCGAGGAAGGGCGTTTCGTCAAGGCCGAGCTCTTCCAGGGCGAATGGGCCGACGGGCAGATCTTTGCCATGCTCGCGGAGGAATGGCAGCACCGCTCTTCCGGAGGCGGGCTTGATCCGACGCCTCTCGAAAGTAATTGA
- a CDS encoding neutral zinc metallopeptidase codes for MSNQHPYGGQPPYQGPPQQWGAPQYQGPQQQFGAQGGPGGPQYAGTPYAGPQQYPGPQYGGPGGPGFGWGPGGPQQPKKKSKGWLVLIPLMLVAVVGLWIFGVVNKHNRLNDHDHTSPEPTYSYSPSTDPSDEPTEAPTTTEPTEAQPTTTAPQPTKTTPPPPRQPTSYEVVSRDLFYRTGTQPGTGCRLPAANASSIAGETAFNRAMKACLDRAWARQVRLGRDVFRPANVITMNGGGQTPCGGSSGRSHYCDSNGTIYIDGRSDVQNYNNSRVSKMWVRVHMADTMAHEYGHHLQNLTGISDAFAELWYAAPTKAAQLEINRRMEIQATCLSSVFQGANKATLPVSRAYKNEYNFISHNSGDEWDTQRTHGSKVVQPYWMNRGFNSRNVAQCNTFIATSDKVR; via the coding sequence TTGTCGAACCAGCACCCGTACGGCGGCCAGCCGCCGTACCAGGGGCCGCCCCAGCAGTGGGGCGCGCCGCAGTACCAGGGCCCGCAGCAGCAGTTCGGTGCACAAGGCGGACCTGGCGGACCGCAGTACGCCGGTACGCCGTACGCCGGGCCACAGCAGTACCCAGGCCCGCAGTACGGCGGACCCGGTGGACCCGGGTTCGGCTGGGGACCGGGTGGGCCGCAGCAGCCCAAGAAGAAGAGCAAGGGCTGGCTCGTCCTCATCCCCCTCATGCTGGTGGCAGTGGTCGGCCTGTGGATCTTCGGTGTCGTCAACAAGCACAACCGGCTGAACGACCACGACCACACCTCACCGGAGCCGACGTACTCGTACAGCCCCAGCACTGACCCGTCGGACGAGCCCACCGAGGCTCCGACCACGACCGAGCCCACCGAGGCCCAGCCGACGACCACCGCTCCCCAGCCGACCAAGACGACCCCACCACCGCCGCGGCAGCCCACGAGCTACGAGGTCGTCTCCCGGGACCTGTTCTACCGGACCGGCACCCAGCCGGGGACCGGTTGCCGGCTGCCCGCCGCCAACGCCTCGAGTATCGCCGGCGAGACCGCCTTCAACCGTGCCATGAAGGCCTGCCTGGATCGCGCCTGGGCCCGGCAGGTCCGGCTCGGCCGGGACGTCTTCCGGCCGGCGAACGTGATCACCATGAACGGCGGCGGCCAGACGCCCTGCGGGGGAAGCTCGGGCCGCTCGCACTACTGCGACTCCAACGGGACCATCTACATCGACGGTCGCTCCGACGTGCAGAACTACAACAACAGCAGAGTCTCGAAGATGTGGGTGCGGGTGCACATGGCCGACACCATGGCGCACGAGTACGGCCATCACCTGCAGAACCTGACCGGTATCAGCGACGCGTTCGCCGAGCTCTGGTACGCCGCGCCGACCAAGGCCGCGCAACTCGAGATCAATCGCCGGATGGAGATCCAGGCGACCTGTCTGTCCTCGGTCTTCCAGGGCGCGAACAAGGCGACGCTGCCCGTCTCGAGGGCCTACAAGAACGAGTACAACTTCATCTCGCACAACTCCGGCGACGAGTGGGACACCCAGCGGACGCACGGCAGCAAGGTGGTTCAGCCCTACTGGATGAACCGGGGCTTCAACAGCCGCAACGTCGCCCAGTGCAACACCTTCATCGCGACCTCCGACAAGGTCCGGTAG
- a CDS encoding DUF2207 family protein, which yields MRLRLLGVSLCALGFLAMTGVQAGATGAGSSADPVVTNFDSEIRVERDGLLKVSESWKLSNVTGTFTRFVVTRDHLADAVDHVQKVEDLEVKSGGQVRKSELSVKGDVTSIAVADVSGDTQLDFTYTVRGAVAKVLNGTEVRFAPLTGVNLTIQDANIVFSTPEVSHVSCTAGALDSNTPCTLAQIGETAGPTFRQQGLPPGNVVRMTVGFPDGEIASNTIVEYRKTFKRAFSTDTAQLITALLVLLLGAGALLALYRLRGRDQVDPRRVVPASLFSLGQDTRIDFTPPANLRPGEVGTLIDERIDPVDVTATIIDLAVRGHLTITELEHESEYSRPDWELKRVAGAPSEELQRYENVLIRAIFGDSDSVLVSELGKQVRAGLSQVQDALYDGVVKRGWFTERPDRTRSLWATIGIAVTVVGVVATFVLALFSSWGLLGLAITAVGVGLLVIGRHMPAKAPAAGRVLGQVAAIRGELLEMDVSELPTDQHAELCSRALPYAVVLGGSERWIDALVATDVDDDEDEGFHWYRGPRGWHLQYLPDSLRNLTTNLTGALFTR from the coding sequence ATGCGTCTACGTCTGCTCGGGGTATCCCTGTGTGCCCTCGGTTTCCTGGCCATGACCGGTGTCCAGGCCGGTGCGACCGGTGCTGGCAGCTCCGCCGACCCGGTGGTGACCAACTTCGACAGTGAGATCCGGGTCGAACGCGACGGCCTGCTCAAGGTCTCCGAGTCGTGGAAGCTGAGCAACGTGACCGGGACCTTCACCCGGTTCGTCGTCACCCGCGATCACCTCGCCGACGCCGTCGACCACGTGCAGAAGGTCGAGGACCTCGAGGTCAAGTCCGGCGGCCAGGTGCGCAAGAGCGAGCTGTCCGTCAAGGGCGACGTCACCTCCATCGCGGTGGCCGACGTCTCCGGGGACACCCAGCTGGACTTCACCTACACCGTCCGCGGCGCGGTCGCGAAGGTGCTGAACGGCACCGAGGTGCGGTTCGCCCCGCTCACCGGCGTGAACCTGACGATCCAGGACGCGAACATTGTCTTCAGCACGCCCGAGGTCTCGCACGTCTCGTGCACCGCCGGCGCGCTGGACAGCAACACCCCGTGCACGCTCGCCCAGATCGGCGAGACGGCTGGTCCTACCTTCCGCCAGCAGGGCCTGCCGCCCGGCAACGTGGTCCGGATGACGGTCGGCTTCCCCGACGGCGAGATCGCTTCGAACACGATCGTGGAGTACCGCAAGACGTTCAAGCGGGCGTTCTCCACCGACACCGCGCAGCTGATCACCGCGCTGCTGGTGCTGCTCCTCGGCGCGGGTGCGCTGCTCGCGCTCTACCGCCTGCGCGGTCGCGACCAGGTCGACCCGCGCCGCGTAGTACCGGCATCGTTGTTCAGCCTCGGCCAGGACACCAGGATCGACTTCACCCCGCCCGCCAACCTGCGGCCGGGTGAGGTGGGCACCCTGATCGACGAGCGGATCGACCCGGTCGACGTGACCGCGACGATCATCGACTTGGCCGTCCGCGGCCACCTCACGATCACCGAGCTGGAGCACGAGTCGGAGTACTCGCGCCCCGACTGGGAGCTCAAGCGCGTCGCCGGAGCGCCGTCGGAGGAACTCCAGCGTTACGAGAACGTCCTGATCCGCGCCATCTTCGGCGACTCCGATTCGGTGCTGGTCTCCGAGCTCGGCAAGCAGGTCCGGGCCGGTCTCAGCCAGGTGCAGGACGCCCTGTACGACGGCGTCGTCAAGCGCGGCTGGTTCACCGAGCGTCCCGACCGCACCCGGTCGCTGTGGGCCACGATCGGGATCGCGGTCACTGTTGTCGGTGTCGTCGCCACGTTCGTGCTGGCGCTCTTCAGCAGCTGGGGTCTGCTCGGCCTCGCCATCACCGCGGTCGGCGTCGGCCTGCTGGTCATTGGCCGCCACATGCCGGCCAAGGCGCCTGCCGCCGGTCGGGTTCTCGGTCAGGTCGCCGCGATCCGCGGTGAGCTGCTTGAGATGGACGTCAGTGAACTCCCCACCGACCAGCACGCCGAACTCTGCTCCAGGGCACTCCCGTACGCCGTCGTACTCGGTGGCTCGGAGCGCTGGATCGACGCCCTGGTCGCCACGGACGTGGACGACGACGAGGACGAGGGCTTCCACTGGTACCGCGGGCCGCGGGGCTGGCACCTCCAGTACCTTCCCGACTCCCTCCGCAACCTCACCACGAACCTCACGGGCGCGCTCTTCACGCGCTGA
- a CDS encoding neutral zinc metallopeptidase, with protein sequence MSNHDWSEPPGPHPPPGPLPDGSIPLYGSYPLPGMPGGDPALPEVGWGPEFGGGRIKHGGPRTRRRKTGLGISLLLLGGVAVAVVIAAFALRNDGFTAVAPVPGAGLIGPAATPTASQTTPDNPDDSPGTPGDDGASEASMKVVTADAIYSTGAQGSVGCREPQIALSTAGAVKAYYANLIGCLNRVWSSKVGSASHTYTAPRVLFWSGQVQSPCTGGSSVSFYCAASQTIYLKFEDDVKLWTRASDPGNRAFARMWVTYTAGREFAHHVQQLTGILPAAQQLKYDAPDHDTQLELSRRVELQASCLGTAFMGANKTSYGINGLDLTIYRKYVEAQTGDENNRGGPRDHGARASHQYWAARGFTRFNSAYCNTFTASASKVS encoded by the coding sequence GTGTCCAACCATGACTGGAGCGAGCCGCCAGGGCCGCACCCGCCGCCGGGGCCGCTGCCCGACGGCTCGATTCCGCTTTACGGCAGCTACCCGCTGCCGGGGATGCCGGGCGGCGATCCCGCATTGCCGGAGGTGGGCTGGGGTCCCGAGTTCGGCGGCGGCAGGATCAAGCACGGCGGACCGCGGACCAGGCGCCGCAAGACCGGCCTCGGGATCAGTCTGCTGCTGCTCGGCGGCGTCGCGGTGGCTGTCGTGATCGCCGCCTTCGCTCTGCGTAACGACGGGTTCACGGCTGTGGCACCGGTGCCAGGCGCTGGGCTGATTGGCCCGGCGGCTACTCCGACGGCGTCCCAGACCACGCCGGACAACCCGGACGACTCTCCCGGAACCCCGGGCGACGACGGGGCGTCCGAGGCCAGTATGAAAGTCGTCACCGCTGATGCGATCTACAGCACCGGAGCCCAGGGTTCGGTCGGCTGTCGTGAACCGCAGATCGCCCTGAGCACCGCGGGGGCGGTCAAGGCGTACTACGCGAACCTGATCGGCTGCCTGAACCGAGTCTGGTCCAGCAAGGTCGGGTCCGCCTCTCACACCTACACTGCACCCCGGGTGCTGTTCTGGTCCGGCCAGGTCCAGTCGCCTTGCACGGGTGGCTCGTCGGTCTCGTTCTACTGTGCCGCGAGCCAGACGATCTACCTGAAGTTCGAGGACGACGTCAAGCTGTGGACCCGCGCCTCCGACCCCGGCAACCGGGCGTTCGCGCGGATGTGGGTGACGTACACGGCAGGCCGTGAGTTCGCCCACCACGTGCAGCAGCTCACCGGCATCCTGCCTGCCGCCCAACAACTGAAGTACGACGCGCCTGACCACGACACGCAGCTCGAGCTGAGCCGCCGGGTCGAGCTGCAGGCGTCCTGCCTCGGCACCGCCTTCATGGGTGCCAACAAGACCTCGTACGGCATCAACGGTCTCGACCTGACGATCTATCGCAAGTATGTCGAGGCGCAGACCGGCGACGAGAACAACCGCGGCGGACCGCGGGACCACGGCGCGCGAGCCAGTCACCAGTACTGGGCCGCGCGCGGCTTCACCAGGTTCAACAGCGCCTATTGCAACACGTTCACGGCTTCGGCCAGCAAGGTCTCGTGA
- a CDS encoding C39 family peptidase, which yields MIAARPITTLITGLVVLALSALTTGTSTAAKSPEREIGYRAWTSSADFLAGTRTGTTVADGALTFGSATGSTAYVDPFGDGTAKTYEQASWVSPEVRPGFGLTELVASWNATTPAGTWIEVAVSGHSDQGATTKWYVLGRWNNGDDTAAGDIHRTSLGGQRDTTGDVSVDTFVARPGRSLDRWRLKVTLYRLAGTTSAPVLRSVGAMASRLPSDATVPVSPRGGAWGRVLAVPTYSQETHIGQYPQWDGGGEAWCSATSTAMVLDYYGAGPTPAETAWVDPAYADPQVDHSARSVFDYDYDGAGNWPFNAAYAGTRGLDAFVTRLRSLTEAEQFIKAGIPLVASLSFEKDELPGAGYGTNGHLMVIVGFTIDGDVIVNDPASHLIKSNDEVRTVYNRQAFENAWIPHSGGIVYVIHPTTKPLPPHPAQANW from the coding sequence ATGATCGCCGCCCGCCCAATCACCACCCTGATCACCGGTCTCGTCGTCCTGGCTCTCAGCGCTCTCACGACAGGCACGAGCACCGCCGCCAAGTCGCCGGAACGCGAGATCGGCTACCGCGCCTGGACGTCGTCCGCCGACTTCCTGGCCGGCACCCGGACCGGCACCACCGTCGCCGACGGCGCCCTGACCTTCGGATCCGCCACCGGCAGTACGGCGTACGTCGACCCGTTCGGCGACGGCACGGCCAAGACCTACGAGCAGGCCAGTTGGGTCTCGCCCGAAGTGCGCCCCGGTTTCGGCCTCACCGAACTGGTCGCCTCCTGGAACGCCACCACGCCGGCCGGGACCTGGATCGAAGTCGCCGTGTCGGGTCACTCCGACCAGGGCGCCACCACCAAGTGGTACGTGCTCGGCCGCTGGAACAACGGCGACGACACAGCCGCCGGTGACATCCACCGCACGTCACTAGGCGGCCAGCGCGACACCACTGGCGACGTGTCCGTCGACACCTTCGTAGCCCGCCCCGGCCGCTCACTGGACCGCTGGCGCCTCAAGGTGACCCTCTACCGCCTCGCAGGCACGACAAGCGCCCCTGTACTGCGATCCGTCGGCGCTATGGCGTCCCGTCTGCCGTCGGACGCGACGGTGCCGGTCAGTCCTCGCGGAGGCGCCTGGGGACGCGTGCTCGCAGTACCGACGTACTCGCAGGAGACACACATCGGGCAGTACCCGCAGTGGGACGGCGGTGGCGAGGCCTGGTGCTCCGCGACGTCCACGGCGATGGTGCTGGACTACTACGGCGCTGGGCCGACTCCGGCGGAGACAGCCTGGGTGGACCCGGCGTACGCGGATCCACAGGTCGACCACTCCGCCCGCTCGGTCTTCGACTACGACTACGACGGCGCCGGCAACTGGCCGTTCAACGCCGCGTACGCCGGTACGCGCGGCCTGGACGCCTTCGTCACCCGGCTGCGCTCCCTCACCGAGGCGGAGCAGTTCATCAAGGCCGGCATCCCGTTGGTGGCGTCCCTGTCGTTCGAGAAGGACGAGCTCCCCGGCGCCGGCTACGGCACGAACGGCCACCTGATGGTCATCGTCGGCTTCACCATCGACGGCGACGTCATCGTCAACGACCCGGCCTCACACCTGATCAAGAGCAACGACGAGGTCCGCACGGTCTACAACCGCCAAGCCTTCGAGAACGCCTGGATCCCTCACTCGGGCGGCATCGTGTACGTCATCCACCCCACCACCAAGCCACTGCCCCCGCACCCCGCCCAGGCGAACTGGTAG
- the cysS gene encoding cysteine--tRNA ligase: protein MTLRLYDTATAAVRDFEPVQPGKVGIYHCGLTVQGAPHVGHIYKEIVFDVLRRWFERSGYEVTVIANVTDIDDKILAKSAERDVPWWAHAYEFERELHWAYDVLGCRPPTYEPRATGHIPEMVEMIGDLIEKGHAYAAPDGSGDVYFDVKSWPAYGELSHQRIADMEAAEDADPRGKRDPRDFALWKGYTEGTPRTASWPTPWGRGRPGWHLECSAMAGKYLGDEFDIHGGGLDLRFPHHENELAQSTAVGQKFARFWMHSALVTAAGEKMSKSLGNGAVVRNVVEQVRPIELRYYLVSSHYRSVVEFSMGALEEAATGFQRIEGYLGRATEVTGGVQPAADVPQAFAAAMDDDLGTPAAVAVLHNTVRDGNKLVADGDSPALQENLAAVRAMLGVLGLDPLAEPWASRAGGSEELTEVVDGLVKALLDQRQAARERKDYAASDDIRDRLKALGVVIEDTPQGARWTIAKPESTEGN, encoded by the coding sequence GTGACACTTCGCTTGTACGACACCGCGACAGCAGCAGTGAGGGATTTCGAACCGGTCCAGCCGGGCAAGGTCGGGATCTACCACTGTGGGCTGACGGTGCAGGGTGCCCCGCACGTGGGACACATCTACAAGGAGATCGTGTTCGACGTGCTCCGGCGCTGGTTCGAGCGCTCCGGGTACGAGGTCACCGTGATCGCGAACGTCACCGACATCGACGACAAGATCCTCGCCAAGTCCGCCGAGCGGGACGTCCCGTGGTGGGCCCACGCCTACGAGTTCGAGCGCGAACTGCACTGGGCGTACGACGTGCTGGGCTGCCGCCCGCCGACGTACGAGCCGCGCGCCACCGGTCACATCCCCGAGATGGTGGAGATGATCGGCGACCTGATCGAGAAGGGGCACGCCTACGCGGCTCCGGACGGTTCGGGCGACGTGTACTTCGACGTGAAGTCGTGGCCGGCGTACGGCGAGCTCTCGCACCAGCGGATCGCGGACATGGAAGCGGCCGAGGACGCGGACCCGCGCGGCAAGCGCGACCCGCGCGACTTCGCGCTGTGGAAGGGCTACACCGAGGGCACCCCGCGGACGGCCTCCTGGCCGACGCCGTGGGGCCGCGGCCGGCCCGGCTGGCACCTGGAGTGCTCCGCGATGGCCGGCAAGTACCTGGGTGACGAGTTCGACATCCACGGCGGCGGCCTCGACCTGCGCTTCCCGCACCACGAGAACGAACTGGCCCAGTCGACGGCGGTCGGACAGAAGTTCGCCCGGTTCTGGATGCACAGCGCGCTCGTCACCGCGGCCGGCGAGAAGATGTCGAAGTCGCTCGGCAACGGCGCCGTCGTGCGGAACGTGGTCGAGCAGGTCCGGCCGATCGAGCTGCGCTACTACCTGGTCAGCTCGCACTACCGCTCGGTGGTCGAGTTCTCGATGGGCGCACTCGAGGAAGCCGCGACCGGCTTCCAGCGGATCGAGGGGTACCTCGGACGCGCGACCGAGGTGACCGGCGGTGTGCAGCCGGCCGCTGACGTGCCGCAGGCGTTCGCCGCCGCGATGGACGACGACCTCGGGACACCGGCCGCGGTCGCCGTGCTGCACAACACTGTGCGGGACGGCAACAAGCTGGTCGCCGATGGCGATTCTCCTGCCCTGCAAGAGAATCTGGCCGCCGTGCGGGCCATGCTCGGCGTGCTGGGTCTCGACCCGCTGGCCGAGCCGTGGGCCTCCCGCGCCGGTGGCAGCGAGGAGCTCACCGAGGTGGTCGACGGCTTGGTGAAGGCGCTGCTGGACCAGCGGCAGGCAGCCCGCGAACGCAAGGACTATGCCGCGTCGGATGACATCCGCGACCGGCTCAAGGCGCTCGGCGTCGTGATCGAGGACACCCCACAGGGCGCTCGCTGGACGATCGCCAAGCCCGAATCAACCGAAGGAAACTGA
- a CDS encoding lysozyme, producing MAPAASVEGIDVSSHQGNVDWAAQWNAGKRFAYSKATEGNYYSNPYFAQQYNGSYNVGMIRGAYHFATPNDSSGANQANYFVDRGGAWSRDGRTLPGALDIEYNPYGATCYGLGQASMVNWIRDWLNTYKSRTGRDAPIYTNLDWWTRCTGNSSAFSSTNPLWVARYASAPGTLPGGWGYNTIWQYSSTPIDQDRFNGDQTRLVALANG from the coding sequence ATGGCTCCCGCCGCCTCGGTCGAAGGCATCGACGTCTCCAGCCACCAGGGCAACGTCGACTGGGCAGCGCAGTGGAACGCCGGCAAGCGGTTCGCCTACTCGAAGGCAACCGAAGGCAACTACTACTCCAACCCGTACTTCGCCCAGCAGTACAACGGGTCCTACAACGTCGGGATGATCCGCGGCGCCTACCACTTCGCCACCCCCAACGACTCCAGCGGCGCCAACCAGGCGAACTACTTCGTCGACCGTGGCGGCGCCTGGTCCCGGGACGGCCGGACACTGCCCGGAGCCCTCGACATCGAGTACAACCCTTACGGCGCAACGTGTTACGGGCTGGGCCAGGCATCGATGGTCAACTGGATCCGGGATTGGCTCAACACCTACAAGTCCCGTACCGGCCGCGATGCCCCGATCTACACGAACCTGGACTGGTGGACCCGCTGCACCGGCAACAGCAGCGCGTTCAGCAGCACCAACCCGCTCTGGGTGGCGCGGTACGCGTCGGCACCGGGCACGCTGCCCGGCGGCTGGGGCTACAACACCATCTGGCAGTACAGCTCCACCCCGATCGACCAGGACCGCTTCAACGGCGACCAGACCCGCTTGGTTGCCCTCGCCAACGGATAA